From Candoia aspera isolate rCanAsp1 chromosome 8, rCanAsp1.hap2, whole genome shotgun sequence, a single genomic window includes:
- the POU4F2 gene encoding POU domain, class 4, transcription factor 2, producing MMMMSLNSKQPFSMAHASGGSLHEPKYSALHSASPCTSSAAGAAAPSASSPSSSSAGGGGGGASGRNSASNSSSASNSNTTSEALRRACLPTPPSNIFGGLDESLLARAEALAAVDIVSPGKSHHHHPPHHSPFKPDATYHTMNTIPCTSAASSSSVPISHPSALSGTHHHHHHHHHHHQPHQALEGELLEHITPGLALGAMTGPDGSVVSTPGHAPHMGSMNPMHQAALSMAHAHGLPSHMGCMSDVDADPRDLEAFAERFKQRRIKLGVTQADVGSALANLKIPGVGSLSQSTICRFESLTLSHNNMIALKPILQAWLEEAEKSHREKLTKPELFNGAEKKRKRTSIAAPEKRSLEAYFAIQPRPSSEKIAAIAEKLDLKKNVVRVWFCNQRQKQKRMKYSAGI from the exons atgatgatgatgtcccTGAACAGCAAGCAGCCCTTCAGCATGGCTCATGCCAGCGGCGGCAGCCTTCACGAACCCAAGTACTCGGCCCTGCACTCCGCCTCTCCCTGCACGTCCTCGGCCGCCGGCGCCGCAGCGCCTTCGGCCAGCTCGCCCAGCAGCAGCAGTGCaggcggaggcggcggcggcgccagCGGCCGGAACAGCGCCTCGAATAGCAGTAGCGCCAGCAACAGCAACACCACCTCCGAGGCCCTGCGCCGCGCCTGCTTGCCCACCCCGCCG AGCAACATCTTTGGAGGTCTAGACGAGAGTCTGCTAGCCCGCGCAGAAGCCCTGGCTGCAGTAGACATTGTGTCGCCGGGCAagagccaccaccaccacccaccacaTCACAGCCCCTTCAAACCTGACGCCACCTATCACACCATGAACACCATCCCTTGCACCTCAGCCGCATCTTCCTCCTCGGTGCCCATCTCGCACCCCTCTGCCCTGTCCggcacccaccaccaccaccaccaccaccatcaccaccaccaaccTCACCAAGCTCTGGAAGGAGAACTCTTGGAACACATCACCCCAGGACTGGCATTGGGTGCCATGACAGGTCCCGATGGCTCGGTGGTTTCCACGCCAGGCCACGCTCCTCACATGGGCAGCATGAATCCAATGCACCAGGCAGCTCTCAGCATGGCACACGCCCATGGGCTACCCTCGCACATGGGCTGCATGAGCGATGTGGATGCGGATCCACGGGATTTGGAAGCCTTCGCAGAGCGGTTCAAACAGCGGAGGATCAAACTGGGAGTGACTCAAGCGGATGTGGGCTCAGCCCTGGCCAACCTCAAGATCCCCGGGGTGGGGTCCCTCAGTCAAAGCACCATCTGCAGGTTTGAATCCCTCACCTTGTCCCACAACAACATGATTGCTCTCAAGCCCATCCTGCAAGCATGGCTGGAAGAGGCAGAGAAATCACACCGGGAAAAGCTCACCAAACCAGAGCTCTTCAACGGagcagagaagaagaggaaacgCACCTCCATTGCTGCTCCTGAGAAGCGGTCCCTGGAAGCCTATTTCGCTATCCAACCGCGACCTTCCTCGGAAAAAATTGCAGCCATCGCAGAGAAATTGGACCTCAAGAAGAATGTGGTCCGAGTCTGGTTCTGCAACCAAAGGCAGAAACAGAAACGGATGAAATATTCCGCTGGGATTTAA